In one Streptomyces marincola genomic region, the following are encoded:
- a CDS encoding PH domain-containing protein — MPLTFLAADPDSAGSRQDEALPHATQDQWRRPYRPGPWRVATAAIALLIAAYMLICAMIIVMAGSPTGAGVTLAAAALGIAFALRLLRMGIWVSPHGLRRVGLLRTQSLRWSEVARVSTVQQPVKWLGTPRSVQGQAVHVERRGGETLPPLLTDHNADFLSRPEAFERAADVLEAWAAEHH, encoded by the coding sequence GTGCCCCTGACCTTTCTCGCGGCCGACCCCGACTCCGCCGGTTCCCGGCAGGACGAGGCTCTGCCGCACGCCACGCAGGACCAATGGCGCCGCCCCTACCGGCCGGGCCCCTGGCGCGTGGCCACCGCGGCGATCGCGTTGCTGATCGCCGCCTACATGCTCATCTGCGCCATGATCATCGTGATGGCCGGTTCCCCGACGGGCGCCGGAGTGACGCTCGCCGCCGCCGCCCTGGGCATCGCGTTCGCCCTGCGCCTGCTGCGCATGGGCATCTGGGTCAGCCCGCACGGGCTGCGCCGGGTCGGCCTGCTGCGCACCCAGTCCCTGCGCTGGAGCGAGGTGGCGCGCGTCAGCACCGTTCAGCAGCCGGTCAAGTGGCTGGGCACGCCGCGCAGCGTGCAGGGCCAGGCCGTGCACGTCGAGCGGCGCGGCGGCGAAACGCTGCCGCCCCTGCTGACCGACCACAACGCCGACTTCCTGTCCCGGCCCGAGGCGTTCGAACGCGCGGCCGACGTGCTGGAGGCGTGGGCCGCCGAGCACCACTAG
- a CDS encoding M16 family metallopeptidase, translating to MRPTPRSTTARPTAPVGRAVPRPRPAEAAPGTVRTTVLPSGLRVVTEAVPSVRSVTFGIWAAVGSRDETPALNGATHYLEHLLFKGTERRTALDISAAVDAVGGEMNAFTTKEFTCYYARVLDADLPLAVDVVCDMLTSSVIAPEEVEAERDVILEEIAMTEDDPGDGVHDLFAHTLLGDSPLGRPVLGTVDTVNGLTRDRIARFYRRHYEPSRLVVAAAGNLDHAAVVDQVRAAFERGGALNGTADPAPHRTGSRTLRTAGRVEVQERPTEQAHLVLGMPGVSRHDERRWALGVLSAALGGGMSSRLFQEVREKRGLAYSIYTHTSGYADCGIFGVYAGCRPDRLNDVLAICREQLSDVARNGLGDEETRRAIGQLAGSTVLGLEDTGSLMHRLGKSEVCWGRQLSVDEMLERIAAVTPDDVRQVAREVLGRRPSLSVIGPLDDRQAARLPDAVA from the coding sequence GTGAGGCCCACCCCCCGTTCCACGACGGCCCGCCCCACCGCTCCGGTGGGGCGGGCCGTGCCCCGTCCGCGGCCCGCGGAGGCGGCGCCCGGGACCGTGCGCACGACGGTGCTCCCCAGCGGTCTCCGGGTCGTCACCGAGGCCGTGCCCTCGGTCCGCTCGGTGACGTTCGGCATCTGGGCGGCCGTCGGCTCGCGCGACGAGACCCCGGCGCTCAACGGGGCGACGCACTACCTGGAACACCTGCTGTTCAAGGGCACCGAGCGGCGCACCGCGCTGGACATCTCGGCGGCCGTCGACGCGGTCGGCGGTGAGATGAACGCCTTCACGACGAAGGAGTTCACGTGCTACTACGCCCGGGTGCTCGACGCGGACCTGCCGCTGGCCGTCGATGTCGTCTGCGACATGCTGACGAGTTCGGTGATCGCGCCGGAGGAGGTCGAGGCCGAGCGCGACGTCATCCTCGAAGAGATCGCCATGACCGAGGACGATCCCGGCGACGGCGTGCACGACCTGTTCGCCCACACCCTGCTCGGTGACAGCCCGCTCGGCCGTCCCGTGCTCGGCACCGTCGACACGGTCAACGGGCTCACGCGCGACCGTATCGCGCGGTTCTACCGGCGCCACTACGAGCCCTCGCGCCTGGTCGTCGCCGCCGCGGGCAACCTCGACCACGCGGCCGTGGTCGACCAGGTCCGCGCGGCGTTCGAGCGGGGCGGTGCGCTGAACGGAACGGCCGACCCCGCGCCGCACCGCACCGGCAGCAGGACCCTCAGGACGGCGGGCCGGGTCGAGGTGCAGGAACGTCCCACCGAGCAGGCGCACCTCGTGCTCGGCATGCCGGGCGTCTCGCGGCACGACGAGCGCCGCTGGGCGCTCGGCGTGCTGTCGGCCGCGCTGGGCGGCGGGATGAGCTCCCGCCTCTTCCAGGAGGTGCGCGAGAAGCGCGGACTGGCCTACAGCATCTACACCCACACCTCCGGCTACGCCGACTGCGGCATCTTCGGCGTCTACGCCGGCTGCCGCCCCGACCGGCTGAACGACGTGCTGGCGATCTGCCGGGAGCAGCTCTCCGACGTCGCGCGGAACGGGCTGGGGGACGAGGAGACGCGGCGCGCCATCGGGCAGCTCGCCGGGTCGACGGTGCTCGGTCTTGAGGACACCGGCTCGCTCATGCACCGGCTGGGCAAGAGCGAGGTGTGCTGGGGCCGGCAGCTCTCGGTGGACGAGATGCTGGAACGCATCGCGGCCGTGACGCCGGACGACGTCCGGCAGGTCGCGCGCGAGGTGCTGGGCCGGCGGCCCTCGCTGTCCGTCATCGGCCCGCTGGACGACCGGCAGGCCGCGCGCCTGCCGGACGCGGTGGCCTGA
- a CDS encoding polyribonucleotide nucleotidyltransferase, with the protein MENETHYAEAVIDNGSFGTRTIRFETGRLARQAAGSAVAYLDDDTMVLSATTASKNPKDQLDFFPLTVDVEERMYAAGKIPGSFFRREGRPSEDAILTCRLIDRPLRPSFRKGLRNEIQIVETIMALNPEHLYDVVAINAASCSTQLAGLPFSGPIGGTRVALIRGQWVAFPTHSELEEAVFDMVVAGRVLPDGDVAIMMVEAEATEKTIELVKGGAQAPTEEVVAAGLDAAKPFIKVLCRAQSDLAAKAAKPTGEFPVFLDYQDDVYEALSAAVRDELAQALTIAGKQDREAELDRVKTVAAEKLLPQFEGREKEISAAYRSLTKALVRERVIRDKVRIDGRGVTDIRTLAAEVEAIPRVHGSALFERGETQILGVTTLNMLRMEQQLDTLSPVTRKRYMHNYNFPPYSTGETGRVGSPKRREIGHGALAERALVPVLPTREEFPYAIRQVSEALGSNGSTSMGSVCASTMSLLNAGVPLKASVAGIAMGLISQEVEGETHYVTLTDILGAEDAYGDMDFKVAGTRQFVTALQLDTKLDGIPASVLAAALKQARDARLHILDVMSEAIDVPDEMSPNAPRIITVKIPVDKIGEVIGPKGKMINQIQEDTGADITIEDDGTIYIGAADGPAAEAARATINGIANPTMPEVGERYLGTVVKTTTFGAFVSLLPGKDGLLHISQIRKLAGGKRVENVDDVLGVGQKVQVEIAEIDQRGKLSLVPVLDEDAGEDASGSADEAGKDAADQ; encoded by the coding sequence GTGGAGAACGAAACCCACTACGCCGAGGCCGTCATCGACAACGGCAGCTTCGGCACCCGCACCATCCGGTTCGAGACCGGCCGGCTGGCCAGGCAGGCCGCCGGGTCCGCGGTGGCCTACCTGGACGACGACACCATGGTGCTGTCGGCGACCACCGCGTCCAAGAACCCCAAGGACCAGCTGGACTTCTTCCCGCTCACCGTGGACGTCGAGGAGCGGATGTACGCGGCCGGGAAGATCCCCGGTTCCTTCTTCCGCCGTGAGGGACGCCCGTCCGAGGACGCGATCCTCACCTGCCGCCTGATCGACCGCCCGCTCCGGCCCTCGTTCAGGAAGGGTCTGCGCAACGAGATCCAGATCGTCGAGACGATCATGGCGCTCAACCCCGAGCACCTCTACGACGTGGTCGCCATCAACGCGGCCTCCTGCTCCACGCAGCTCGCCGGCCTGCCGTTCTCCGGCCCCATCGGCGGCACCCGCGTGGCCCTCATCCGCGGCCAGTGGGTCGCCTTCCCCACGCACTCCGAGCTGGAGGAGGCCGTCTTCGACATGGTCGTGGCCGGCCGCGTGCTGCCGGACGGCGACGTGGCGATCATGATGGTCGAGGCCGAGGCGACCGAGAAGACCATCGAGCTGGTCAAGGGCGGTGCGCAGGCGCCGACCGAGGAGGTCGTGGCGGCCGGTCTCGACGCCGCGAAGCCGTTCATCAAGGTCCTGTGCCGCGCGCAGTCCGACCTCGCGGCCAAGGCGGCCAAGCCGACCGGCGAGTTCCCCGTCTTCCTCGACTACCAGGACGACGTGTACGAGGCCCTGAGCGCGGCGGTGCGCGACGAGCTGGCCCAGGCGCTGACCATCGCGGGCAAGCAGGACCGCGAGGCCGAGCTCGACCGGGTCAAGACCGTGGCGGCCGAGAAGCTGCTGCCCCAGTTCGAGGGGCGCGAGAAGGAGATCTCCGCGGCCTACAGGTCGCTGACCAAGGCGCTGGTCCGCGAGCGCGTCATCCGCGACAAGGTCCGCATCGACGGCCGGGGCGTGACCGACATCCGCACGCTGGCCGCCGAGGTCGAGGCCATCCCGCGGGTCCACGGCTCGGCGCTGTTCGAGCGCGGCGAGACCCAGATCCTCGGCGTCACCACGCTGAACATGCTCCGCATGGAGCAGCAGCTCGACACCCTGTCGCCGGTGACGCGCAAGCGCTACATGCACAACTACAACTTCCCGCCCTACTCCACCGGTGAGACCGGCCGCGTCGGTTCCCCGAAGCGCCGCGAGATCGGCCACGGCGCGCTCGCCGAGCGGGCCCTGGTGCCGGTGCTGCCGACGCGCGAGGAGTTCCCCTACGCGATCCGGCAGGTCTCCGAGGCGCTGGGCTCCAACGGCTCCACGTCGATGGGCTCCGTGTGCGCCTCGACGATGTCGCTGCTGAACGCGGGCGTGCCGCTGAAGGCCTCGGTCGCGGGCATCGCGATGGGGCTGATCTCCCAGGAGGTCGAGGGCGAGACCCACTACGTCACCCTCACCGACATCCTCGGGGCCGAGGACGCCTACGGCGACATGGACTTCAAGGTCGCGGGCACCCGGCAGTTCGTCACCGCGCTCCAGCTCGACACCAAGCTCGACGGCATCCCGGCCTCCGTGCTGGCCGCCGCGCTGAAGCAGGCCAGGGACGCGCGGCTGCACATCCTCGACGTGATGAGCGAGGCCATCGACGTTCCCGACGAGATGTCGCCGAACGCGCCGCGCATCATCACCGTCAAGATCCCGGTGGACAAGATCGGCGAGGTCATCGGCCCGAAGGGCAAGATGATCAACCAGATCCAGGAGGACACCGGCGCCGACATCACGATCGAGGACGACGGCACCATCTACATCGGTGCCGCGGACGGCCCGGCGGCCGAGGCCGCCCGCGCCACGATCAACGGCATCGCCAACCCGACGATGCCCGAGGTCGGTGAGCGGTACCTGGGTACGGTGGTCAAGACCACGACGTTCGGTGCGTTCGTCTCCCTGCTGCCCGGCAAGGACGGCCTGCTGCACATCTCCCAGATCCGCAAGCTGGCCGGCGGCAAGCGCGTGGAGAACGTCGACGACGTGCTCGGCGTGGGCCAGAAGGTGCAGGTCGAGATCGCCGAGATCGACCAGCGCGGCAAGCTGTCCCTGGTGCCGGTCCTCGACGAGGACGCGGGCGAGGACGCCTCGGGCAGCGCCGACGAGGCCGGGAAGGACGCGGCCGACCAGTGA
- the eccD gene encoding type VII secretion integral membrane protein EccD, with protein sequence MSTTANVGFCRVTIAAPDSRIDMALPEDFPLAELFPEILRLTGATPEPGAPVGYHLVRPDGTVLDGAGTLAGQRVLDGEVLALRPFADSLPPPVHDDVTDAVADAVAGDRRLWQDRMLRLAGLTAAGCLGALVALVLWYGEPRRHEMHGLPGVIAGVVAVLLVAFAVVRARVYDDRAAAVAFGLAALPNALVAGTGALPLDDGHGVGRLELLLGCVAAVLVSVLLVAAMPEAAAWFTASAFAATLGALATFVAILTGAHPVDTAAVCAPVALGALGFLPALSASLVRLPIGYTAPQPGYDAADPEQARTQSPPVDTERVAAQARRGHQLLLGLTGGCAVLATVSAGVLGFSEDGWGRLLALATAVALLTRARLFRYAVQVSVLLTAGLVSLVLLVVGFASDAAPTADGGSPDLRTVWLAAALTAAAAVLAGIALVVPRAGLTPFWGRVLDLTEGAVLLSLIPLCLAVLDAYSRARGLTSG encoded by the coding sequence GTGAGCACGACCGCGAACGTCGGCTTCTGCCGCGTCACCATCGCCGCGCCCGACAGCCGCATCGACATGGCCCTGCCGGAGGACTTCCCGCTCGCCGAGTTGTTCCCGGAGATCCTGCGCCTGACGGGCGCGACGCCTGAGCCCGGTGCCCCCGTGGGGTACCACCTGGTGCGCCCGGACGGCACGGTGCTCGACGGCGCCGGAACCCTGGCGGGACAACGGGTGCTCGACGGCGAGGTGCTGGCCCTGCGCCCCTTCGCCGACTCCCTGCCGCCGCCCGTGCACGACGACGTCACCGACGCGGTGGCCGACGCCGTCGCGGGGGACCGCAGGCTGTGGCAGGACCGCATGCTGCGCCTGGCGGGCCTGACCGCCGCCGGCTGCCTCGGCGCGCTGGTGGCCCTGGTGCTGTGGTACGGGGAACCGCGGCGGCACGAGATGCACGGCCTGCCCGGGGTGATCGCCGGGGTGGTGGCCGTGCTCCTGGTGGCCTTCGCCGTCGTGCGGGCCCGCGTCTACGACGACCGGGCCGCCGCCGTCGCGTTCGGCCTCGCGGCCCTGCCGAACGCCCTGGTCGCGGGCACCGGCGCGCTGCCGCTCGACGACGGGCACGGCGTGGGCCGCCTCGAACTGCTGCTCGGCTGCGTGGCCGCGGTCCTGGTCTCCGTGCTGCTGGTCGCCGCGATGCCGGAAGCCGCGGCGTGGTTCACCGCGAGCGCGTTCGCCGCGACGCTCGGCGCGCTCGCGACGTTCGTCGCCATCCTCACCGGGGCGCACCCGGTCGACACCGCCGCCGTGTGCGCGCCCGTCGCCCTCGGCGCCCTGGGCTTCCTGCCCGCCCTGTCCGCGAGCCTGGTGCGCCTGCCCATCGGGTACACCGCGCCGCAGCCGGGCTACGACGCGGCCGACCCGGAGCAGGCCAGGACGCAGAGCCCGCCGGTGGACACCGAACGCGTCGCCGCCCAGGCCCGCCGCGGCCACCAGCTGCTGCTCGGGCTCACCGGCGGCTGCGCCGTCCTCGCGACCGTCTCCGCGGGCGTGCTCGGCTTCTCCGAGGACGGCTGGGGCAGGCTCCTCGCGCTGGCCACCGCCGTCGCGCTGCTCACCCGGGCCCGGCTGTTCCGTTACGCGGTGCAGGTCTCCGTGCTGCTGACGGCCGGCCTGGTGTCCCTGGTGCTGCTGGTCGTCGGCTTCGCCTCGGACGCGGCCCCGACGGCCGACGGCGGCTCACCGGACCTGCGAACGGTCTGGCTCGCCGCCGCTCTCACGGCCGCCGCGGCCGTCCTGGCCGGCATCGCCCTGGTCGTGCCGCGCGCCGGTCTCACCCCGTTCTGGGGCCGGGTGCTCGATCTCACCGAGGGCGCCGTATTGTTGTCCCTCATACCGCTGTGCCTCGCGGTGCTCGACGCGTACAGCAGGGCCAGGGGGCTGACCAGCGGGTGA
- the rpsO gene encoding 30S ribosomal protein S15 — translation MSSLDAATKQKIIAEFATKEGDTGSPEVQVALLSRRISDLTEHLKTHKHDHHSRRGLLLLVGQRRRLLQYLARNDIQRFRTLVERLGIRRGAAGAR, via the coding sequence GTGTCGTCGCTCGACGCCGCAACGAAGCAGAAGATCATCGCCGAGTTCGCCACGAAGGAAGGCGACACCGGCTCCCCCGAGGTTCAGGTCGCGCTGCTCTCGCGCCGCATCTCGGACCTGACCGAGCACCTGAAGACCCACAAGCACGACCACCACTCCCGCCGGGGTCTGCTGCTGCTGGTCGGCCAGCGCCGCCGGCTGCTCCAGTACCTGGCGCGCAACGACATCCAGCGCTTCAGGACCCTGGTGGAACGCCTCGGCATCCGCCGCGGCGCGGCGGGCGCCAGGTAA
- the dapB gene encoding 4-hydroxy-tetrahydrodipicolinate reductase yields MSKLRVAVIGARGRMGAEAVRAVSAADDMELVAALGRGDPLTALTDAGAEIAVELTHPDSVMENLEFCVRHGIHGVVGTTGWTDGRIAELEGWLAASPGTGVLVAPNFGIGAVLTMRFAQQAARFFESVEIVELHHPGKADAPSGTAVRTARLIAGARRAAGLGEQPDATSTALDGARGASVDGVPVHAVRLRGLVAHQEVLFGDEGEIFTLRHDSMNRGSFMPGVLLGVRRVGGVPGLTFGLEHFMDLDG; encoded by the coding sequence ATGAGCAAGCTGCGCGTGGCCGTGATCGGTGCCCGCGGACGCATGGGAGCCGAGGCCGTGCGGGCCGTCTCGGCCGCCGACGACATGGAACTGGTCGCGGCGCTCGGACGCGGTGACCCGCTCACGGCGCTGACGGACGCGGGCGCCGAGATCGCCGTCGAACTGACGCATCCCGACTCCGTCATGGAGAACCTGGAGTTCTGCGTGCGGCACGGCATCCACGGTGTCGTGGGCACCACCGGCTGGACCGACGGACGGATCGCGGAACTGGAGGGCTGGCTGGCGGCCTCGCCGGGGACCGGCGTGCTCGTGGCACCGAACTTCGGCATCGGCGCGGTGCTCACCATGCGCTTCGCGCAGCAGGCGGCCCGTTTCTTCGAGTCCGTCGAGATCGTCGAACTGCACCACCCGGGCAAGGCGGACGCGCCCAGCGGCACCGCGGTGCGCACCGCCCGGCTGATCGCGGGGGCCAGGCGGGCCGCGGGGCTCGGCGAGCAGCCGGACGCGACGAGCACGGCGCTCGACGGCGCGCGCGGCGCCTCGGTCGACGGGGTCCCGGTGCACGCGGTGCGGCTGCGGGGACTCGTCGCCCACCAGGAGGTGCTGTTCGGCGACGAGGGCGAGATCTTCACGCTGCGGCACGACTCGATGAACCGCGGCTCGTTCATGCCGGGCGTGCTGCTCGGCGTGCGGCGGGTCGGCGGCGTCCCCGGTCTGACGTTCGGTCTCGAACACTTCATGGACCTGGACGGCTGA